In the genome of Ferrimicrobium sp., the window CGACTGGGTGCACAATGAGGGAGACCACACGGCTTGGGGAGCCCGGGGCAAAGAGGCCGAGGAGCATCCCTGGGTCTACGCTCCGACCTGGCCAACCTTCGATACGATAGGTCGAGGCTACGAACCCGTCGCCAACGAGCATCTCTACCCGTTCACTGGCTTGCGCACCGGCCTTAGAGAAGGAGCTGCTAATGGCGCCACACGCCCTGTCGACCAAGTCGTTGGGTACCTCCGGCGATGCCAAGGTGATGCCTTCGATGTGGTTCGTCGTACCAAGTCCCGTCATCGTTCTAATCAGGGCAGTACGGTGTCGACGCAAAGACCCGGGTGGCCCGGTCACGAGCAACGACGTCTGGACCCCATAGGTGGTGAGCGCCAACTCCCGATAACTCTTGGAGCACTCCGACAGGTCCTCAAAGAGGGTCTGTGGCAGGATCGTGCTACGGAGCACCAGCCCGCCATGTGGCACCAACCGGTTTGACGCCTCGGTCAGGAGGTGTGCCCAGGCGTCGCCGTACTCCCGCTTGGCACGCAGTATCGCTGCTGGGGTCTCATCGGTGACCACGAAGCCCCCGATCAGCTGGCGCGAACCGACACTCATCAGCAGTTGCGCGTCGGTAGAGACCCCTGGGGTACGGCGCGTGAGCCTTGCCCCCACGAACATCTTGATCGATGCAAAGGGGTGGATCTTGAACCAGAGTGTTGCTCCAAGGAGCGCGGCCCCTCCCACGATTCCCCCGATGACCAAGGCGAGGCGCATCATCGGGTTCGCCAGACCAAGGACGCCAATGACGACTACCACCGCAAGAGCAAACCGTGCCACCACGGTGACGCGAAGACCCAACATCTGCGTCCCTGACACGGGGGTGCCAAAATAGACGAGATCATGCTGATCGACGTCATCGCTGTTCATCCTCGTCTCCCTTTTCGTTGGTGTCCGTAGAGAAATTCA includes:
- a CDS encoding SCO6880 family protein → MNSDDVDQHDLVYFGTPVSGTQMLGLRVTVVARFALAVVVVIGVLGLANPMMRLALVIGGIVGGAALLGATLWFKIHPFASIKMFVGARLTRRTPGVSTDAQLLMSVGSRQLIGGFVVTDETPAAILRAKREYGDAWAHLLTEASNRLVPHGGLVLRSTILPQTLFEDLSECSKSYRELALTTYGVQTSLLVTGPPGSLRRHRTALIRTMTGLGTTNHIEGITLASPEVPNDLVDRACGAISSSFSKAGAQASERVEMLVGDGFVASTYRIEGWPGRSVDPGMLLGLFAPGSPSRVVSLIVHPVEARRAQREVARHRTEMAADRRLRRERGYLDRARDDYREATSLTQEEELLAGYRLCRYQVLVVLLAPSAQRLVASRAGLEELAASAQLRLKLVLGEQRTLFERALLGVTGWS